AACCGCGGCTGCAGACCGGCGGCGGGGTAGCCAACTTCTTCAAGGTCCATCGTGGTGCCAAGGTCGCCTCCACGGTGTTGATGGCCCCGATCAGTCACGCCTTCGTCAAGGCGATCGAGGGGTTTGCGCAACGCGAGGGCGTGGAGATCGTGACCTTCGCCAAGGGACAGCGCAAAGACGACATGACCCGCGAGCGGCTCCGCGACTTCGCTCAACCCGAGGGTGTCCTGTACATCGGCAAGGCTCAGGAACGGTTTGCCAGCTTCCGCATGATCAAGAAAATCAGCACCCACACCGGCCAGCCGTACCCCTGGTTCACGCGCGGGACGGTGATGTGCAACCATTTCTACTTCTATCTGGTGGATGCGGACTTCGGCCCCCTGTTCATCAAGTTCTGCTCCTACTTTCCCTACACCGCGCGGGTCTGCCTCAACGGTCATGAGTACGTCAAACGCCAGTTGGCCAAGGCGGGCATTGCCTTCGAGGCGCTGGACAACGGGTTGCTCAGCTGCGCCGAACCGGCCCGTGCGCAACGCATCCTCGATGACCTGAACGAGGCGACGATCGCCGCACTGGTGGCCAAGTGGTTGGGACGGCTCCCGGATCCCTTCACGGCGGAAGACCATGCCGCCGGCTACAATTTCCAACTCTCCATCCTGCAGGCGGAGTTCGCCCGCACGCAGGTGTTCGACCGACCGCTGTCCGGACGCCATCTGTTCGAGGAGGTCATCCGCGAGAACCTCGACTTGGGACGGCCCGAGAAGGTCAGCCTGATCTTCAACCGGAGGATCACCAAACGCACGCCGGGGAGCTTTCATACCCGCGTCATCACCCAAGGGGTTATCCCTTCGCTGCATGTCGGCTACAAGTCCTCCAAGATCAAGCAGTACTTCAAGGAAGGTCGGGCCCTGCGCACCGAGACCACGATCAACAACACCCACGACTTCGGCATCGGACGGAATTTGAACAACCTGCCCGCCCTGCGGGCCATCGGCTTTGCCGCCAACCGTCGCTTGCTCGAGGTCGAGACGCTCAGCCAGGACTGTCTGCTGGCCGAGGGGGTGTTCGATCAGGTCACCCAACCGCAGGTGGTCGGCGGGCAACGCGCCCCGGGGCTGCACCTGGACGATCCGCGGGTCTTGGCGCTGTTCACCGCCCTGTGCCTGTTCCTCACCCTGCCCGAGGGCTTCCGACACGCGGGGATGCGCACCTGGATGGCCCAAGCCTTGGGGGTGCCCGAGGACGCCTACTCACCCGGACGCATGACCTACGATCTGCGCCGACTGCGCCTGCATGGCCTCATCGAACGGATCCCGCAGAGCCATCGCTACCGGGTCACCGATGCCGGACTGCGGGTCGCCCTGTTCTTCACCAAGGTCCACAGCCGCATCCTGCGACCGGGGTTGTCCCAATTGTTCGACGGCTGCCCGAAGGCGCCCAACCGGCCCATCGCCACCGCCATGAGCCGGCTGCAACAGGCGTTCGCGGACCTGTTTGCGTATTCCGGCGAAAGTGGCCACCCGGTCCGAAGGAAAGTGGCCACTGGTTCTGATTCAATCCAGCCAGTCAGTCCGAAGGAAAGCGGCCGGTCCGAAGCGGCCCCGCGACACGGGATGGGTGTAGTTACGCGAGGGCGGGATCGTCTGTCAACCCGGTGGAGTGTTTGCGCATCGAGTCTCCGGTCAAATTGATCTTGTAGGCGCAGTGCACGAGGCGATCGAGGATGGCGTCGGCGAGGGTCGGATCGCCGAGGTAGTCATGCCAAAGGGCGACCGGGAGTTGGCTGGTGACCAGGGTGGCGCGCGTCTTGAAGCGGTCGTCGAGGATTTCGAGCAGATCGCGCCGCTGCTCGTCGTTCAAAGGGGCCAATCCCCAGTCATCCAGGACCAGCAGCTCAGTGCGCGCCAGTTCGGCGAGCAGCTTGGTGTAGCGGCCCTCGGCGCGGGCCATCGCCAGATCCTGCAGCAGCCGGGGCAGGCGCAGATAGCGCACGGTGAAGCCGTCGCGGCAGGCCTTGTGGGCCAGTGCGCACGCGATCCACGTTTTTCCGACGCCGGTCGGCCCGGTGAGGATGACGTTGAGGTGCTCGCCGATCCACTGACCGGTCGCCAGGCGGCTCATCAGGGCTTTGTCCAGGCCGCGGTGCGTGCGGTAGTCGAGATCTTCGATGGCGGCCGGCTCACGCAGCTTGGCCTGTTTCAGCCGGGTCTTGAGGCGTCGATTCTCGCGCGTGCTCAGCTCGCGATCGAGCAGCAGGCCGAGGCGCTCCTCGAAGCTCAGGGTTTGAATCTCCGGCATCTCGAGTTGTTCCTGCAGAGCCTTGAGCATGCCGTCGAGGCGCAGTTGCGCGAGGGTCTCCAGGGTGGGGTGAAGCAACATGGCGCTGGTCTCCGTAACGGGTGAGGACCCCGTCGTTCGACGGGGTCATGGTGACGGTTAGTGGTAGTAGTCGGCGCCGCGCAGATTGGCGTGATCCAGCGGCAAACTCTGCTGATCGGGGGTCGGCAAGGGCCGCTGATCAAGCCCTTTCTCCAGGATCGTGGCGAGGCTTTTGTAGCTGACGGTGCCGAGGGTGAGCGCGCGTGCACAGGCCGCCTCCAGGCGGGCCTCGCTGTAGGCCGTGCTCAGGCGCAGCACCCCGAAACAGGCATTGAAGGCCTGTTGTGGATGGCGCCGCGCGCCGAGCAGTTGCGTGGTGACGGCAGCGGTGGCCGGGCCGATGGTGTGCGCCCAGCGCTGCAGGCGTTCCGGGGTCCACTCCAGGGCGCGTTGATGGCGCTCCGGCATGTGGTCGGTCACCGTGGTATAGCCGCCCCGACGGGCGCTGCGGACATGGCTGGCGACCCGCTGGCCTTGGTGCATGACCTCCACTGTGGTGGTGGTCATGCGCACGTCGACCTGGCGCTTGACCAGGGCGTGCGGGACCGAATAGTGGTGCCCGTCGACCTCGATGTGAATGTTCGGCGCCACCCGTGCCTTGCGCCATTCGGCGTACTCGTAGGGAGTTGCCGGCAGCGCGCGCAGGGCCGGGCGATCGATCGCCTCGAATTGGCTCA
The sequence above is drawn from the Thiocapsa rosea genome and encodes:
- the istB gene encoding IS21-like element helper ATPase IstB, with amino-acid sequence MLLHPTLETLAQLRLDGMLKALQEQLEMPEIQTLSFEERLGLLLDRELSTRENRRLKTRLKQAKLREPAAIEDLDYRTHRGLDKALMSRLATGQWIGEHLNVILTGPTGVGKTWIACALAHKACRDGFTVRYLRLPRLLQDLAMARAEGRYTKLLAELARTELLVLDDWGLAPLNDEQRRDLLEILDDRFKTRATLVTSQLPVALWHDYLGDPTLADAILDRLVHCAYKINLTGDSMRKHSTGLTDDPALA